DNA from Plasmodium cynomolgi strain B DNA, chromosome 12, whole genome shotgun sequence:
atGGCGTAATACTtcttaatatttaaaatgtgaatgtaCACAAGGCCTccgataaaaatataatcatttttatttatgtacatggATGGTACTTTCTTCTTCAACTTTGTGCAGACCACGTATTTCATTTCGTCAAAGTTGAGACAAGAAAGAAGGGATTGACTGGAAATAATTCCTGGAGTGTCATTAATTGTTATATGTTTGCTTAActttatttgtatatttttcagaGTCGTTCCTGGAATGATACTGTTGCTAATTTGGAATTTTCGAttgtctttattttttacatttttcagtAGGTAATTAATTAGGGAAGATTTTCCACTGTTGGCATTCCCCACAATGTAAATGTTAACGTTTTTGAGGAAGAACTTGTTCTTTTTGCTCGGTGCCTCTCCCGGGGGGGCCAGTGCGCCCAGTTCCTCACGGTTAGCCTCATCATCGTCCACTTCGCCATCCTCATAGTCACCATCCACTTCGCCATCCTCATAGTCACCATCCAGTTCGTCACCCTCATAGTCACCATCCAGTTTGTCATCCTCAGAGTCACCCGCCACTTCGTCACCCTTCACCTCCCCCTTGTTAGCCTCTTCACTTTTCGCTCTGCCCCCACCGCcgcgccgcttcccccccttgcgcACCACCCTACTCCTCATGTAGACCGTATAAATTAGCTTCTTCACATTGTAACCCGTCTTAGCGCTGACCAAAAAGATATTCCGAAACAgcacatttattttgttcctcctcaaaaaattatacacgTAATTCTTCACAGTGAATTCTTTATTGTCAGGTAAAAGGTCTACCTTATttatgcaaaagaaaaaacctTCACTTTTACCCTTATCAGAGTGCatcttatataaaaaaataaattctgtaaatttgaataaatgTACAAGTCCAAAATATCTACGATGTAAATTATGAaacatctttttttaaaaatatttattacatacTTTTCAAAATCTTGAGcattaatttcatttttatttgtgtaaTTAATTATCATGTTATCctttatgtcatttttgtatttcaaaTTGAAGCATCGTTCGCATAAGTAGAATTTCTCATCAGTCCTTTCCGCTCCTGTTGGTTGGCTTGCCTTGTTTTGTATGGCACTGCCGCTTCCATCTAGAGAGGTGCCGCTTCCGTCTAGAGAGGTGCCGCTTCCATCTAGAGAGGTGCCGCCCCTCCCCAGCTGCACAACCTTGCTCATGGTTTCCCCTCTCAGTTTGTGAAACTCGCCCAGCAGCTGCTCCTTGCGCTTCTGCTCCTCTGTTTGGCCGCCCAGTTGGTCAATCAGCTTGCTGCCGAGCTGACCGATCAGCTTGTCCTCCCCTTGGCCAATCAGCTTGCTGCCCATCTGACCGATCAGCTTGTCCTCCCCTTGACCAATCAGATCTCCATCCTTCCCACACTTCTCCTCCGCCCCTCCCTCGTAAATATCGCGCAGTATCTCCCTCCTGTCAAAGCCCTCGTCCCTGCTAACCACCCTCTCGTACACATGGCTTTTCAAAAAGCCGAACTTCTTCTGATCAGACGACTGAAAGGGTATTCCACACCCCACGCACATGTCCCTACTCAACTTCACTTCGACTCtcatgtttttaaaaaattcctcgatctttttcttttcctccccttctttcTGGTCTTTCTTTCCGCTACCTTCTTCCGTGTCCACTCCGACCCTCTCTTCAAAGCGGTCTAACCGATATGATTCCTCATTTAATTTCTTGCCTTGTAGTATGCCTTTAATTTGCCTTTCGATTTCTTTATCATCCACGTCGCTCAGCTCTGTCTCTTGTACTTGGCCATCCTCCGACACTGAGCCCTCGTCTCCTACTTCCTGCTGTTTCCCCTTAGACTTCCCCTTCAATTGGCTCTTCAGCTGCTTAAAGGCTTCTTCATAGTTTACTACgctcaaatttttttgtacacttTCTTGTGCTTTTTctaaacttaaaaaatcgTTTACTCCCTTCTGCCTTTccagcattttttccacataatttttgcttttctcaTTGCTCCTATTTTGTTGGCGTCTTAGCTGTTCTACCACTTGGTTGCTCACTTCGCCATTGAACATGTCGGTCGTGCTACCTCCCAAGctgcttcccctcctctCGTCGCCTTCCCCACGTACCTCCATAattttgtctattttttcaaagcGAAGCAAATCTTCGTCCATTTCGTCACTAAATGGGTCATTCTCTTCATTCTCACTGCTCAACAAATCAGCATCATCgacgtgttttttttttttcccccttctcttttgttgcttttttttcctactttcTTCTGCACTTACCTTTGCATTAATGGAAAGGGCTCTCCCTATACGTGATGGCAGACGGGTGATCCCCTTTCTTACTTGCGGTCCGAAAACGTTTCGTTCCCTAACGGTCCGCAAGGCACTTTCCCTCCTCTTACCGTCTGAAGAATCATCATGATGAcaaaacaatttaaaatttctttctcctcctttgaGTCCACCACCTTCACTTCGAAACATCGAATGGTACCTACTCTCTACCATACACCTGTGCACAATTTTCTGGAAGTTGAAGAActcgtcctcctcatcaaatgtgtaattttttaaaaactcctCCCCCGACACAAAGGAGAGAtcttcctttattttgttcaagCGACTCAGGATGGTTACACTTAAGTTCGAATTGTCGCAcctcaattttgtaattaaatCCTCATAGCAGTTAATTTCATTCCTATTGTTGATGAACAGTTTGGCCTTAAACGAAATATAGTCGTTGTTTGAAAATTCTCCTTCTCCCAGCAAGTCGTAAATATTCCCATTCTCCTTGTCATCGTCCGCGAGCACGATTTGTCTGTACCGGTCGCTATCGATCAGTACGCCATCCGGCTGATCATCCCTCTCGCCACCCGCCTGATCACCCTCCTCATCGTAATTGCGAAAAAAGTtgtacttcatttttgcacttgGCATATTTTCTCCAccttttttacccccctGCTCCACCCCACACATGTGCCTCATTTCGACCTTGTTCAACTCGTAGCAGTGTAAATCATTTTCCCATACCTTCAAGTATCCATACAGCAGAGGATACGCATCAATTTCGCttacccccttttgcgccACAACTGAGGCATTCATTTCCCTAACGATGCTTTGCTTTCTTGCAAATCGCTTCTTGTAAGGCATCTCATACAGTTTCTCAAAATTTAGATCTTCGAGTATTCGCTTGAAAGGACCTCCTCTAATCAAATCGGAGTCGGATAAAACCTCCCCATTGCTGACTCggctgtgcattttttttactccttctTTTATATCATCTGATAATTCCGTTCCCACCCCCTCGTAGGCTATCACACCTATGTCCGTCCTAAACTCGCACGCGTATTTCTTATCGTACACGAATTTTATCAGGACGATGTTGCCCTGGGGGTCCCCCGCTGCGTTGCCAATTGGGTCTTCCACTGAGTCACCCTTTGTCTCTATCGAAGCGTCACCCTTTGCTTCCATCTCTGCCTCCCCCTTTATCAACGCGTACGAAATTCCATTCAGGAATTCCACGCCACCCCTTTTCTCACTCCTCCCCTCCTCCTTGTGTTCCTCTTTGCCCTCAAATTCTCCCTCCCTCCGTTGGTGCCCTCCCTGCGAGAAAtcctcctctcccccttcgTGTCCTTCGCCCCCATCATTTTGGTTGCCTCTGTTTGCACTTCCAGGGGAATCTTCAACTCCATGGCCATCGCTCCTGTCGACTCTACCCCCGCTTCTGCTATCCCCACCTGGAGAGTCCTCGTCCCCGTCCCCGTCCGTGTCCGGTCCGTCCCCCAGATCAACCCCCAAATGATCGCCATCCCTTCGTTCACTACTGCTCAACCCGTTTATAACATTGccatttttcctcttttttttttcctctttttcgttGCCACCTCCGAGGTGAACTCCCCATCTGAGGGGACCTCCCCACCTGAGGGGACCTCCCCGTCGTAGAGAATTCTCTCCACCTCTCTCACTCCCTTGCTCTCCTCCAAGCTGCCCAGACCATCCATATACTCGTCAAATGACATGGTGCCATTCCttacatgaatttttttcttgcgcaaatttttttcctcgtgtTCGACAAACTTCTGCAGTTCCATCACGTTTGCTTTTTCTTGGCACTTATCAAACAGCGCCTCACTTAGCTTATCGTAAATTTTGTGTATATCTATCCCGTTCTTTACAAAAACTTTttcatatgttttttttccaaaaaaaaggtcgaTATACGGTTCAATATCTTTAATTTCCATTGTATTGAACTCCATCATTTTAATGTATTCGTccaatttttcgttttcttctttcgtGTTTTTGTTGTCGATATTTATGTTAACTTCTTCCTCCGTCTCTTCGTATACGCCTTCAGTTAGTGGTCCTCCTAAATGGAGTTCGCTTGGGACGTTGTCTCCCCTCCTGTCGCGTCCGCCACCTCTATCACGTCCGTCGCCCCTCTCACGAACGGTGCCTTCCCCCATCGTGCCCATTTGGACACCACCCCCCTTGAACTTCCTCCTGTTAAactccttcttctcttttttccttttcttctgaAGCTCCTCATTTACGTCATATTCAAAGTTCACCAGTTTTAAGATATTCATCAGGCTATAGTCAAAGGGGTACTCAAAATTttcggtttttttttcctcctttatttttaaatactctATAACTATATTTGTGCAGATGCAGGCTAAGATGGAGATCAGCTCGCTCTTCTTCAACCGACTGCTTTCGtcgaaattttctttaaacactttttcaaaattgtctGCGAAGAGTTTACTTCCGCGTCTTTCGCGTGTCCAGTCACCTACAGAGAGGCTACTCATATGGGTCCCACCGCCACTACTCCAGGCACTGCTCCAGCCACTGCTCCCGCCACTACTCCAGCCACTACTCCAGCCACTTCTCCCGCCACTACTCCAGCCAGTACTCCCACTCCGTGGAAAAAGGgctccccccccatttgaCTTAAAAAAACACCTTGTAGAAGAatggcccccttttttcctaaCCCACCTGTGCACGCCCCTCCTGCCGGAGGCATAAATCTTctggggaaaataaaacacacccctttttctatttcgCTGTATTTTCACCGCCTTTTTCTCGTCATTTTTGCTAAAACCTTTTGTGTGCGAATTCACgaaaaacacattttcaaaatatttattttttaaaaaataggaatgACATTTTGTAcaggtgataaaaatatgaacaaggaaaaatacCGCTGACttcaaaaacattttttttttctgttcagaCGAATTTTCaccaaggggaaaaaaaaagcatacgAAGAGAAGCaggttgctttttttccctccatcTCATCTGTTCATGTGTTATCCTGTGGTATTCGTtttatctccattttgctttatcaATGTGATAAAAATTCTCATCCTACCCACATCATCTCgcgttttcccatttggtgcCTCCTTCAGTCGCGTGTTAAGAGCGACTGCACGACGTGCTACCCGTGGATGCGAAAAATCTGCCCTACTCCCCACACGCGATTGGCTTGCCGCGTTGCTTGCCGGTTGCTTGCCATTTGCTTGCCGCTTTACATGCCGCTTCCCTCGCAGAGGACCCTCTAACGGcgcagaaaaagaagagtacggattttcccccccaaacaacaaaaaaaaaatttcaaacgCACAAAGAGCaatgaagcaaaagaaaaaaatgacgcacTTTTCCagccaactttttttcctttttttcacgccaAACtgtaaacaaaaaggaaaaagcataaaatgaaaaaaaaaattcaaaaaaatttccaaaaaaatgcaaaaaaatgtcaagcGCCGCAAAACACAAAGCCAAATCGCGTAACGCGTGACGAACAGcaagaataacaaaatgaagcaagATGGGAAGAAGGCCACGAAGGAAAATACGGCCCACCTGCAAAAACGCCAAATGGTGACACAGGACTACCACGCCAAATCACAAAATCAGGGAAAAAACCAAAAGGGCGGaaacaaaaacgaagaagaaatggaaaaatttacgaaGAATGAACCACCCCCCTGCTGCAATGAATTGTCCACTTCCCGGGGAAACACCAACAATGCCGAATCGAAACGGAATCTGCAAAACCTGCTGGGGTCATACTACTCCAGTGATGAAGAAAGCGAAAGGGAGTCCCAACAGAGAGAGGACCTCACGCAGGGAGATGCTGCTGGGCAAAGGGGTAAATATCAGGGAGACAGTCAAACCGATAGTGACACGGAGGATGAGCATAACACTGATAATAATCATAGTGATGGTGCTCCCGATGATGAAGGTGAAGCGAGGCAGACAAAACAACAAACAGAACAGAGTAGAGGCAACCATGAGAAGACgccaaaggaaaaggaggaagagccCCCCCGACCCCTGCGAAGTAATCCACAGGGAGAAGAAACCAAAATGAATtacgaagaggaagaaccAGCTAGCCAACACcagaatgacaaaaaaaaaaagacgcacATCCCCCCCTCAATCGAATAAGTGCCAAAAAACAAGTGACAGTACAAGCGAAAATAAATCCTCACAAATTGTTGGAAAAATTAactacaatataaaaaattggcaaagtTCTTTACATAGGGGATATAACACAGGCCCCAGTTGGGGAACCAACCCTACGCAGGCAAACTGTCAGCAGCCCTCATGGGACAGTAAAACCTTTTTTCAGAATGTGAATTCAGGTACAGGTAGGCACTACCCATATGATGGGAGCCACCAGTATGTGTATAACTGTGGCACGTCTACCCATCCGAAGGGAAGCCTAAACAACCTCTCCCTCACCAACTATGGCTTTTcaacgaaaaaagaaatcaacGTGGATCTGGAAAATATCCCTGTGATAGATCAGAGACAAATTCTGAGTGATTGGAAACCTACTATcacagaggaaaaaaaaaaaagtcagaaatataacataaaaacaaAGGTGTATAATGCGGCTAGTAACACCTTCGATAAGGTAATCATTCAC
Protein-coding regions in this window:
- a CDS encoding hypothetical protein (putative); the encoded protein is MSSLSVGDWTRERRGSKLFADNFEKVFKENFDESSRLKKSELISILACICTNIVIEYLKIKEEKKTENFEYPFDYSLMNILKLVNFEYDVNEELQKKRKKEKKEFNRRKFKGGGVQMGTMGEGTVRERGDGRDRGGGRDRRGDNVPSELHLGGPLTEGVYEETEEEVNINIDNKNTKEENEKLDEYIKMMEFNTMEIKDIEPYIDLFFGKKTYEKVFVKNGIDIHKIYDKLSEALFDKCQEKANVMELQKFVEHEEKNLRKKKIHVRNGTMSFDEYMDGLGSLEESKGVREVERILYDGEVPSGGNEKEEKKKRKNGNVINGLSSSERRDGDHLGVDLGDGPDTDGDGDEDSPGGDSRSGGRVDRSDGHGVEDSPGSANRGNQNDGGEGHEGGEEDFSQGGHQRREGEFEGKEEHKEEGRSEKRGGVEFLNGISYALIKGEAEMEAKGDASIETKGDSVEDPIGNAAGDPQGNIVLIKFVYDKKYACEFRTDIGVIAYEGVGTELSDDIKEGVKKMHSRVSNGEVLSDSDLIRGGPFKRILEDLNFEKLYEMPYKKRFARKQSIVREMNASVVAQKGVSEIDAYPLLYGYLKVWENDLHCYELNKVEMRHMCGVEQGGKKGGENMPSAKMKYNFFRNYDEEGDQAGGERDDQPDGVLIDSDRYRQIVLADDDKENGNIYDLLGEGEFSNNDYISFKAKLFINNRNEINCYEDLITKLRCDNSNLSVTILSRLNKIKEDLSFVSGEEFLKNYTFDEEDEFFNFQKIVHRCMVESRYHSMFRSEGGGLKGGERNFKLFCHHDDSSDGKRRESALRTVRERNVFGPQVRKGITRLPSRIGRALSINAKVSAEESRKKKQQKRRGKKKKHVDDADLLSSENEENDPFSDEMDEDLLRFEKIDKIMEVRGEGDERRGSSLGGSTTDMFNGEVSNQVVEQLRRQQNRSNEKSKNYVEKMLERQKGVNDFLSLEKAQESVQKNLSVVNYEEAFKQLKSQLKGKSKGKQQEVGDEGSVSEDGQVQETELSDVDDKEIERQIKGILQGKKLNEESYRLDRFEERVGVDTEEGSGKKDQKEGEEKKKIEEFFKNMRVEVKLSRDMCVGCGIPFQSSDQKKFGFLKSHVYERVVSRDEGFDRREILRDIYEGGAEEKCGKDGDLIGQGEDKLIGQMGSKLIGQGEDKLIGQLGSKLIDQLGGQTEEQKRKEQLLGEFHKLRGETMSKVVQLGRGGTSLDGSGTSLDGSGTSLDGSGSAIQNKASQPTGAERTDEKFYLCERCFNLKYKNDIKDNMIINYTNKNEINAQDFEKYVINIFKKRCFIIYIVDILDLYIYSNLQNLFFYIRCTLIRVKVKVFSFA
- a CDS encoding hypothetical protein (putative) — translated: MKQDGKKATKENTAHLQKRQMVTQDYHAKSQNQGKNQKGGNKNEEEMEKFTKNEPPPCCNELSTSRGNTNNAESKRNLQNLLGSYYSSDEESERESQQREDLTQGDAAGQRGKYQGDSQTDSDTEDEHNTDNNHSDGAPDDEGEARQTKQQTEQSRGNHEKTPKEKEEEPPRPLRSTGRHYPYDGSHQYVYNCGTSTHPKGSLNNLSLTNYGFSTKKEINVDLENIPVIDQRQILSDWKPTITEEKKKSQKYNIKTKVYNAASNTFDKVIIHGNKQKRKHQINWLAKEAVEKEYEILQKTNYNKRRTTNDKYGW